One segment of Sulfobacillus thermosulfidooxidans DSM 9293 DNA contains the following:
- the thiD gene encoding bifunctional hydroxymethylpyrimidine kinase/phosphomethylpyrimidine kinase has translation MVARALTIAGSDSGGGAGIQADLKTFSAFSVYGMSAITAVTVQDTMGVYRIVAIDPDVVAQQIDVVIRDLGVDAIKIGMLFSADIIDAVVDRLRHYPDIPVVLDPVMRAKGGTSLLSPGAENQMREQLLPLATVITPNLPEAEALTGRIIRSPEDMRSAGTALLQYGVPYVLVKGGHLDGYPANDLLVSQHEELWLEAPRVNTVNTHGTGCTLSSAIAAGLSQGHDVPKSVIQAKNYVTQAILEAPSLGHGHGPLWHFPENRL, from the coding sequence ATGGTTGCCAGAGCTCTAACCATTGCTGGATCGGATTCCGGAGGCGGAGCCGGCATTCAAGCCGATTTAAAAACCTTTTCCGCCTTTTCAGTCTATGGCATGTCCGCGATTACCGCTGTGACAGTTCAAGATACGATGGGAGTATATCGAATCGTCGCAATCGATCCCGACGTTGTGGCACAACAAATTGATGTGGTAATTCGCGATTTAGGAGTTGATGCCATTAAAATTGGCATGCTCTTTTCTGCAGACATCATTGATGCGGTAGTCGATCGATTGCGCCATTATCCCGATATTCCGGTGGTATTAGATCCGGTCATGCGGGCAAAGGGAGGGACATCGTTGTTAAGTCCTGGGGCAGAAAATCAAATGCGTGAACAATTGCTCCCGCTTGCTACAGTTATTACACCAAATCTTCCTGAGGCGGAAGCCTTAACGGGTCGGATTATTCGTTCTCCTGAAGATATGCGTAGCGCCGGCACGGCGTTGCTCCAATATGGTGTCCCCTACGTGCTCGTCAAGGGAGGGCATTTGGACGGCTATCCCGCCAATGATTTGCTCGTGTCTCAGCATGAAGAATTATGGCTCGAGGCGCCTCGTGTAAATACGGTGAACACTCACGGTACCGGTTGTACATTATCTAGTGCGATTGCTGCCGGTCTTTCTCAAGGACACGATGTGCCCAAGTCCGTAATCCAAGCCAAGAACTATGTGACTCAAGCTATTTTAGAGGCTCCATCTTTGGGCCATGGGCATGGTCCCTTATGGCATTTTCCGGAGAATCGTCTATGA
- the thiE gene encoding thiamine phosphate synthase, whose amino-acid sequence MNLQLHVLIDPVQMSRESLPENMKQMAEGGASVIQLRAKSATTRELLDYGQVVKELCQQFRLTFIVNDRVDIALALEADGVHVGQDDMPVAIVRKLAPSMLVGLSVSSLQEIMGAKNCPPDYFGLGPVFATLSKRDAGEPLGIDHTKKLTQVANTIAPVVAIGGINQNNVDQVWRVGVHGIAVISAVMHAPDKKQACEELLAPYDGQ is encoded by the coding sequence ATGAATCTCCAATTACATGTGCTCATAGATCCTGTGCAAATGTCGCGTGAATCCTTACCGGAAAACATGAAGCAAATGGCTGAGGGAGGAGCAAGTGTCATTCAGTTGCGGGCGAAATCGGCCACAACCCGGGAATTATTGGATTATGGACAGGTTGTGAAAGAACTCTGTCAGCAATTTCGCCTCACATTTATTGTCAATGATCGTGTTGATATCGCTTTAGCCTTAGAGGCCGATGGTGTCCATGTCGGACAAGATGACATGCCTGTGGCAATTGTGCGCAAACTCGCACCATCAATGCTTGTCGGATTGTCTGTCAGCTCCTTGCAAGAGATTATGGGAGCCAAGAATTGTCCTCCTGACTATTTCGGACTGGGACCGGTCTTTGCGACATTAAGCAAAAGGGATGCGGGAGAACCTTTAGGAATAGACCATACAAAGAAATTGACTCAAGTCGCCAATACGATAGCTCCTGTTGTGGCGATTGGCGGCATTAATCAAAATAACGTGGATCAGGTTTGGCGTGTGGGTGTTCACGGCATTGCTGTGATTTCAGCGGTAATGCATGCACCGGATAAAAAACAAGCGTGTGAAGAGCTATTGGCTCCCTATGATGGTCAATAA
- a CDS encoding AIR synthase family protein, with protein MPSSELPIIGKISPEVFQDYVYPNLGEKRPEVLVGPQSGVDIAITRVAPGTVMATTTDPVFIVPAYGWERAAWFAVHILASDAATSGLPPSLMTVDLNLPLSITTAEFEKLWTAFAHTCQQLGIAVISGHTARYEGCEYPMVGGATVMSIGPEDRYITTGMAEKGDMVLCTKGAAIEATGLFAATFPDYIRQHVGEDIWKQADALFDHMTVVEDARIAAEQGVRSDGVTAMHDATECGVIGGVYEIAEASNLGVVLQDDKIIVRPETQAICTLTGIDPLISISEGTLLLTVKPHAVDKVMAALAARHIDVSVIGEMRDASEGMWRERQGKRIPLEHPRIDPFWAAFGRLAQGGQA; from the coding sequence TTGCCAAGCTCAGAACTTCCGATTATTGGAAAAATTTCACCGGAAGTATTTCAAGATTATGTTTATCCCAATTTGGGCGAGAAAAGACCTGAAGTGCTTGTCGGACCACAGTCAGGAGTGGACATCGCAATAACGAGGGTTGCCCCGGGGACGGTTATGGCGACAACCACCGATCCTGTTTTTATTGTACCCGCTTATGGCTGGGAGAGGGCTGCATGGTTTGCCGTCCATATTCTAGCATCTGATGCCGCTACATCAGGCTTGCCGCCGTCTTTAATGACAGTGGATTTAAATCTTCCTTTGAGTATAACTACAGCCGAATTTGAGAAGCTTTGGACAGCCTTTGCTCATACCTGCCAACAATTGGGGATTGCGGTTATCTCCGGACACACAGCGCGTTATGAAGGCTGCGAATATCCCATGGTGGGGGGCGCTACGGTGATGAGTATCGGTCCGGAAGATCGTTACATCACCACCGGTATGGCCGAAAAAGGCGATATGGTATTGTGCACCAAAGGAGCAGCCATAGAAGCTACCGGTCTTTTTGCGGCAACCTTTCCCGATTATATTCGACAACATGTTGGGGAGGACATTTGGAAACAAGCCGATGCGCTATTTGATCACATGACGGTGGTAGAGGACGCTCGAATTGCAGCGGAACAAGGGGTTCGTTCAGACGGGGTAACGGCCATGCATGACGCTACTGAGTGCGGGGTGATAGGGGGAGTCTACGAAATTGCAGAAGCTTCGAATCTCGGAGTTGTTTTGCAAGATGACAAGATTATTGTCCGTCCTGAGACGCAAGCCATTTGTACCTTAACGGGAATTGACCCCTTGATTTCGATTAGTGAAGGCACATTACTGTTGACCGTGAAACCCCATGCTGTTGATAAGGTAATGGCCGCACTGGCAGCGCGTCATATTGACGTATCGGTGATAGGCGAAATGCGCGATGCATCAGAAGGTATGTGGCGCGAAAGGCAGGGCAAACGCATACCGTTGGAGCATCCGCGGATTGATCCATTTTGGGCTGCCTTTGGTCGTTTAGCTCAAGGGGGTCAAGCCTAA